A single Polyodon spathula isolate WHYD16114869_AA chromosome 6, ASM1765450v1, whole genome shotgun sequence DNA region contains:
- the LOC121317736 gene encoding adhesion G-protein coupled receptor F3-like: protein MMCVYWDFKANDGNGGWSVWNSVVKSNISHFRHTALVNISLSLLIADCCFLSNSLQGNKGGGKVCLALAMGMHVFFLVMFFWMLCQSMMLLHQMIFLFQQLRKRIYLSFSFALGYLCPICIVIGTYMLHPDKYYRKDSCWLTYEGGMNGSIFAFVLPVGIIVIINAFTLVVVILKLLRPSVSEGDKADDKEAVKSIMKAVIILTPVFGLTWALGFLTMIFDLPETFGAKAVHYLFSILNSFQGLLILITGCFTEKKVRDALLKRVNSLYATQSKSETSSSIKK, encoded by the exons ATGATGTGTGTTTACTGGGATTTCAAAGCCAATGATGGAAACGGAGGATGGTCCG tatGGAATTCAGTAGTTAAGTCAAACATCTCCCATTTTCGACACACAGCCCTGGTTAACATTTCTTTGTCTCTGCTTATTGCAGACTGCTGCTTTTTGTCAAATTCTTTACAAGGTAACAAGGGTGGTGGTAAAGTCTGTTTAGCTCTAGCAATGggcatgcatgtttttttcttagTGATGTTTTTTTGGATGCTCTGTCAAAGCATGATGCTCCTTCACCAAATGATTTTCCTCTTTCAACAACTGAGAAAGAGAATTTACCTATCTTTTTCATTTGCTCTTGGCTACTTATGCCCAATATGCATTGTGATTGGAACATATATGTTACATCCTGATAAATACTACAGGAAAGATTCCTGCTGGCTAACGTATGAAGGGGGAATGAATGGATCCATTTTTGCTTTTGTTCTACCTGTTGGAATCATTGTTATCATCAATGCTTTTACTTTGGTTGTGGTCATTTTAAAGCTGTTGAGACCTTCTGTATCAGAAGGAGATAAAGCAGATGACAAGGAAGCTGTGAAAAGTATAATGAAAGCAGTTATTATCCTGACTCCAGTATTTGGATTAACATGGGCTCTGGGATTCCTTACTATGATATTTGACCTTCCTGAGACATTTGGAGCTAAAGCAGTTCACTACTTATTTTCTATATTGAACTCATTCCAG ggcCTGCTTATTTTGATAACTGGGTGCTTTACAGAGAAAAAG GTGCGAGATGCCCTCTTGAAACGGGTGAACTCTCTG TATGCTACACAGTCCAAGAGTGAAACCTCAAGTTCTATAAAGAAGTGA